From the Plectropomus leopardus isolate mb chromosome 18, YSFRI_Pleo_2.0, whole genome shotgun sequence genome, one window contains:
- the LOC121958295 gene encoding sodium/hydrogen exchanger 3-like isoform X2, with protein MQHCGYVHHWLLGSVLLICLVSGVTRVNGDAAHQESNLKPQSESKSNHTEHGHGSSVITGIPIVTFKWHHVETPYLIALWILVAGLAKLVIEANHHVTSVIPESALLICFGFILGGIIWGADKVQTFTLTPTVFFFYLLPQIILDAGYSMPNKLFFSNMGAILVYAVIGTCWNAASLGLSLWGCHMGGAMGDLDIGLLQYLLFGSLIAAVDPVAVIAVFEQVHVNEVLFIMVFGESLLNDGVTVVLFNVFDAFVSLGGAKINAVEIIKGIISFFVVAFGGSLVGFVFGLLISLLTRCTKNIQIIEPGFVFVLGYLSYLTAEMLSLSAILSIVFCGMCCQKYINSNMDERSVTTVRYVMKVLANGSETIIFVFLGISAIDKTIWVWNTGFILLTLLFIFVYRFIGVFFLTWILNKFRLVPIELIDQVIMSYGGLRGAVAYGLATMLDGNKIKEKNLMVCTTLIVVYFTVILQGITMKPLVTWLKVKRAAVSDLTLIEKVQNKVFDHMLVAIEDISGQIGHNYMRDKWNHFEENWMSRVLMKPSARKNRDYVFNVFHQLNLKDAMSYVAEGERRGSLEFVRNETAYIDFKKKFGDEFSEVMPDIMADTSDDHGAVTSVRRDPVPSVSLEMHEQTMNGMRETEDINTHHLLQQHLYKGRKQHRHRYSRSHFDVNKDENEVQEIFQRTMRSRLESFKSGKMGVAPPKTISKHTKKEQQQKMPNGKSTDKSKSYYSGDEDFEFSEGDSASGYEASGNSYPMRVTYRAGAGIENPAFMPELDPVAPLQIPPWLAEAELDSSTVAPSQRAQLRLPWTPSNLRRLAPLRISARSTDSFAQADAPSPQQRDNEQPPPPPPPNRDGSHM; from the exons ATGCAACACTGCGGATATGTACACCACTGGCTCCTGGGGTCAGTGTTGCTCATCTGCCTCGTCTCAGGGGTTACGAGGGTGAACGGGGACGCGGCGCATCAAGAGTCCAATCTAAAGCCGCAGTCTGAGTCCAAATCAAATCACACTGAGCACGGCCACGGCTCCAGTGTCATCACAGGAATACCCATTGTTACCTTTAAGTGGCACCATGTGGAGACTCCTTATCTCATTGCACTATGGATATTGGTGGCTGGTTTGGCTAAATTGG TCATCGAGGCCAACCACCATGTGACCAGCGTGATCCCAGAGAGCGCCCTGCTCATCTGTTTCGGCTTCATCCTGGGCGGGATTATTTGGGGTGCAGACAAGGTGCAGACCTTCACGCTGACTCCAACAGTGTTCTTCTTCTACCTGCTGCCTCAAATCATCCTGGACGCAGGCTACTCCATGCCAAACAAGCTCTTCTTCAGCAACATGGGGGCCATCCTGGTCTACGCCGTCATCGGGACCTGCTGGAACGCCGCGAGCCTGGGTCTGTCGCTGTGGGGGTGTCACATGGGAGGAGCCATGG GTGACCTGGACATCGGTCTGCTGCAGTATCTTCTGTTTGGCAGTCTGATTGCTGCTGTCGACCCTGTAGCTGTCATCGCCGTGTTTGAGCAAGTCCACGTCAACGAGGTCCTCTTCATCATGGTGTTTGGAGAGTCGCTGCTCAACGATGGTGTGACGGTG GTGCTCTTTAATGTATTTGATGCGTTTGTGTCACTCGGAGGAGCCAAAATTAATGCTGTGGAGATCATTAAAGGAATAA tttCCTTCTTTGTGGTGGCGTTTGGCGGTTCCCTCGTGGGCTTTGTGTTCGGCCTGCTAATCTCTCTTCTGACCAGATGCACGAAAAACATCCAGATCATTGAGCCAGGCTTCGTCTTCGTCTTGGGTTACCTCTCCTACCTGACTGCTGAGATGCTCTCCTTGTCTGCCATCCTTTC GATCGTCTTCTGCGGTATGTGCTGCCAGAAGTACATCAATTCAAACATGGACGAGAGGTCGGTCACCACAGTCAGATATGTCATGAAGGTTTTAGCCAACGGATCAGAAACCATCATCTTCGTGTTCCTCGGCATCTCGGCCATCGATAAGACGATCTGGGTGTGGAACACGGGCTTCATCCTCCTCACACTCCTCTTCATCTTTGTCTACAGATTCATCG GTGTGTTTTTCCTCACCTGGATCCTGAACAAGTTCAGGCTGGTCCCCATTGAGTTAATAGACCAGGTGATTATGAGCTACGGTGGCCTGCGAGGGGCTGTTGCATACGGCCTGGCTACGATGCTGGATGGGAACAAGATAAAGGAGAAGAACCTGATGGTCTGCACGACTCTTATCGTGGTGTACTTCACTGTCATTCTCCAG GGAATAACGATGAAACCTCTGGTTACCTGGCTAAAAGTGAAGAGAGCTGCCGTGTCGGACCTCACACTCATAGAAAAAGTGCAGAACAAG GTGTTTGATCACATGCTTGTTGCCATAGAAGACATATCTGGACAAATAGGGCACAACTACATGAGGGACAA GTGGAATCACTTTGAGGAGAACTGGATGTCGAGAGTTTTGATGAAGCCGTCAGCGAGGAAGAACCGTGACTACGTCTTCAATGTCTTCCATCAGCTGAACCTCAAGGATGCTATGAGCTACGTGGCTGAG GGCGAACGTAGAGGCTCACTGGAGTTTGTCCGCAATGAAACTGCATACATCGACTTCAAGAAGAAGTTTGGTGACGAATTCTCAGAGGTCATGCCCGACATCATGGCTGACACGTCAGATGATCACGGTGCAGTGACCTCTGTGAG AAGAGACCCTGTGCCATCAGTGAGCCTGGAGATGCACGAGCAGACCATGAACGGTATGAGGGAAACAGAGGACATCAACACTCaccacctgctgcagcagcatctgTACAAGGGCAGGAAACAG CACCGGCACAGATACAGCCGGAGCCATTTCGATGTCAACAAGGATGAAAATGAAGTGCAGGAGATCTTCCAGAGGACCATGAGGAGTCGTTTGGAGTCCTTTAAGTCTGGAAAGATGGGCGTTGCTCCACCAAAGACAATAAGCAAGCACACGAAGAAAGAGCAACAGCAAAAG ATGCCAAATGGAAAATCAACAGACAAAAGTAAAAGCTACTATTCTGGTGATGAag ATTTTGAGTTCTCAGAGGGAGACAGCGCCTCTGGCTATGAGGCATCAGGCAATTCATACCCCATGAGAGTCACCTACAGAGCAGGAG CTGGAATAGAGAATCCAGCCTTCATGCCGGAGCTGGACCCCGTGGCGCCGCTGCAGATCCCTCCGTGGCTGGCCGAGGCCGAGCTCGACAGCAGCACGGTGGCTCCTTCGCAGCGGGCCCAGCTGAGGCTGCCGTGGACCCCCAGCAACCTGCGCCGCCTGGCTCCTCTCCGCATCAGCGCTCGCTCCACCGACTCCTTCGCGCAGGCCGACGCTCCATCCCCGCAGCAGAGGGACAACgagcagcctcctcctcctcctccaccaaacCGGGACGGTAGCCACATGTAG
- the olah gene encoding S-acyl fatty acid synthase thioesterase, medium chain, which produces MEKVISCFRRSPEAVARLICFPWAGGGSIHYARWGNVLNSSIEVFAVKLPGRESRAKEPFFENMQQIVDEVICVLLPELKEKPFALFGHSFGAFTTFAVADALKRLHNLEPVHIFLSGASAPYSETRIKAPKRSDLSDDEFLKWMISIGGTPPELLANPEVLKLFLPALKADLHVVENYRCDKPDSPFLSCPVTCFDGKDDIPHDLQAWKSITSGDFTVRMFDGSHFYLKDSANEKIILDYVTKQVETSEMDYL; this is translated from the exons ATGGAAAAGGTGATCAGCTGTTTCAGGAGGAGCCCGGAGGCTGTGGCCAGGCTCATATGCTTCCCCTGGGCAGGTGGAGGCTCCATACACTATGCACGCTGGGGAAACGTCCTCAACAGCTCCATAGAAG TCTTTGCTGTCAAACTGCCGGGCAGAGAGAGTCGAGCCAAAGAGCCGTTTTTTGAGAACATGCAGCAGATTGTGGACGAGGTTATCTGTGTGTTGTTACCGGAGCTGAAAGAGAAGCCGTTTGCTCTGTTTGGCCACAG TTTTGGTGCCTTCACCACATTCGCCGTGGCAGACGCTCTGAAGAGACTGCACAACCTCGAACCAGTTCACATCTTCCTGTCAGGTGCCTCTGCACCTTAt TCCGAGACACGTATCAAAGCCCCAAAGAGAAGCGACTTATCTGATGACGAATTTCTCAAGTGGATGATTTCGATCGGAGGGACTCCTCCTGAGCTGCTGGCGAACCCTGAGGTCCTGAAGCTCTTCCTTCCTGCCCTGAAAGCCGACCTGCACGTAGTGGAGAACTACAG GTGTGACAAGCCAGACAGTCCGTTCCTCTCCTGCCCGGTCACGTGTTTTGACGGAAAGGACGACATTCCTCATGACTTACAAG CCTGGAAAAGCATCACATCGGGTGATTTCACCGTCAGGATGTTTGATGGATCTCATTTTTACCTGAAGGATTCTGCAAATGAAAAGATTATATTGGACTACGTGACAAAGCAGGTGGAAACATCAGAAATGGATTATTTGTAA